The region TCAACCACACCGTCATGGGCCTCGGCCGTGCCGTCGGCATCTTCACGACCGTGATCGTCGGCGGCGTGAAGCAGGACAGCCAGGTCGAGGCGCTCCGCCGCGGCGTCGACATCCTGATCGGCACGCCCGGCCGCATCGAGGATCTCGTCGAGCAGCGCAAGCTCAACCTCGGGGCCGTCGAGATCGCGGTGGTCGACGAGGCCGACCACATGTGCGAGCTCGGCTTCCTCGAGCCGGTGCAGCGCATCCTCCGCCAGACGCGTCCCGGCAGCCAGAAGCTGCTGTTCTCGGCGACGCTCGACGCCGAGGTGCAGACGATCGTGCGCGAGTTCCTGCCCGAGCCGGCGGTCCACGAGGTCGCCGGTGAGGAGCAGTCGACCTCGACGATCGACCACCAGGTGCTCGTCGTTGACCGCTACGACAAGGACGCGGTGCTCGAGCAGATCGTCTCGAACCCCGGCCGCATCATCGTCTTCACGCGCACGCGCGCCTACGCTGAGCGGCTCACCGAGCAGTTCAGCGACGCCGGCATCGCGGCGGTGAGCCTGCACGGCGACCTGACGCAGGCGAAGCGCAACCGCTCGCTCGAGAAGCTCAAGCGCGGCAAGGTCGACGTGCTCGTCGCGACCGACGTCGCCGCGCGCGGCATCCACATCGACGACGTCGCGCTCGTCGTGCAGGCCGACCCGCCGGACGAGTACAAGACCTACCTGCACCGCGCCGGCCGCACGGGCCGTGCGGGCAATGCGGGCCGGGTCGTGACCGTCATCGCTCCCGCGCGCCGCAAGCGCACGCAGCAGCTGCTCGACCGCGCCGAGATCGAGGCGCCGATGATCCCCGCGGTCCCCGGCGACGACCTGCTCGACACGCTCACGGCGGCGCCGACCGCCGAGGCCGATCCCGCCGCCGAGTAGTCGACCCGACGCATCCGCACGTCACACGGATGCGTGATCCGAGTGGCCCGGGCCGGTGACGGTGCCGGGCCCTCGGCGACTGCGCCGCGCGAGCTTCCGGCGTACGGTGGGGGCATGCGGATCGTCGTCGTCGGTGGATCGGGGAACGCGGGCTCGGCGATCGTGCGAGCCATCGGCCGGCGGGGCGAGCTGCCCACGCCGATGTCGCGCTCGGGCAAGGCCATCGCGGGCGCGCCGGGCGTCAAGGCCGACGTCGTCACGGGGGAGGGGCTCGACGCGGCGCTCGCGGGAGCCGACGTCGTCGTCGACTCCCTCAACTCGCGCAACCCGCTCGACCTGCGCCCCTTCACGATCGGCACGCGCAACCTCGTGCAGGCCGCCGAGCGCGCCGGCGTCGGCCGCGTCGTGCTGCTGTCGATCCTCGGCGTCGAGCGCTCGCGGCTCGGCTACCACCGCCGCAAGCGGCAGCAGGAGCTCGCCTACCTCGAGTCGCCGCTCGAGGTGTCGGTCGTGCGCGCGGCGCAGTTCCACGAGTGGTCGGTCGACCAGTTCGAGGCGGGATCCGCCCTCGGCGCCATCCCGGTCGCGCTCGGGGGCCGGCTGCAGCCGGTCGCGGTGCGCGAAGTGGCGGCGCTCGTCGCGCAGGAGGCGCTCGAGCCGACCGGCAAGCGCTTCACCGAGATCGCCGGCCCCGAGGTGCGCATCTCGCGCGACCTCGCGAAGTCGTGGCAGCGCATCACGGGCGCGCGCGGCCTCATCGTCAACGGCCCGTTCCCGCCGTCGCTGCTCGACTACCTGCGCTCGGGCGCCAATCTCACCGAGCAGCACAAGGGCCAGGTCACGTTCGAGGAGTGGCTCGAGCGGCGACGCTGACCGCCCACAGGGCCGGCGTCGCGCCGCACGTCGTGTCGGCCGCCGCGCCTAGGCTGGATGTGCAGGGCCACGGAGGGGGATGCGTGACGGACGCGAGGCACGACGACTGGGTGCCGCCGAGCGACGATGACGCCCCCGAGGCGTGGGAGTCGTGGGGTGAGCCGGCCGACGGCTGGCTGCCGCCGAGCGACGCCGACGCGCCCGCGGGCGGGGTGCGCACCGCGGTCCGGCCCGCGACCCGTGCGCCGGGCATCGCCGCGACGGCGAAGGCCGCGACGCCGCTCGAGGCTCTCACCCGGGTGTGGGGCTACGACGCGTTCCGCGGCGAGCAGGCCGAGATCATCGACGAGGTGGTCGCCGGCCGCGACGTCGTCGTGCTCATGCCCACCGGCGGCGGCAAGAGCCTCTGCTACCAGATCCCCTCGCTCGTGCGCGAGGGCACGGGCGTCGTCATCAGCCCGCTTATCGCGCTCATGCACGACCAGGTCGACGCGCTCGAGCAGCTCGGCGTGCGCGCCGCCTACCTCAACTCGACGCAGAGCGCCGACGAGCGGCGCGACGTCGAGCGGCGACTCCTCGCGGGCGAGCTCGACATGCTCTACCTCGCGCCCGAGCGGCTCCCCGTCGCGGGGGCGCTGCTCGACGCCGCCCCGATCGCGCTCTTCGCGATCGACGAGGCGCACTGCGTGAGCCAGTGGGGGCACGACTTCCGCCCCGACTACCTGCAGCTCTCGGTGATCGGCGAGCGCTGGCCCGACGTGCCGCGCGTCGCGCTCACCGCGACCGCGACGGTCGAGACCCGCGCCGAGATCGTCGAGCGGCTCGGGCTGCACGGCGCGAAGGTGTTCGTCTCGAGCTTCGACCGCCCCAACATCCAGTACCGCATCGCGCCGAAGCAGGACGCGAAGGCGCAGCTGCTGCGCATCATCCGCGACGAGCACCCCGGCGCGGCCGGCATCGTGTACTGCCTCTCGCGCAAGTCGGTCGAGTCGACCGCCGAGTGGCTGCGCGCGCAGGGCGTCGACGCGCTCCCGTACCACGCGGGCCTCGACGCCGGCACGCGCGCGCGGAACCAGCAGCGCTTCCTCCGCGAGGACGGCGTCGTGATGGTCGCGACGATCGCGTTCGGCATGGGCATCGACAAGCCCGACGTGCGCTACGTCGCCCACCTCGACCTGCCGAAGTCGATCGAGGGCTACTACCAGGAGACCGGTCGCGCGGGTCGCGACGGCGAGCCCTCGACGGCGTGGCTCGCCTACGGGCTGCAGGACGTCGTGCAGCAGCGGCGGATGATCGCCGACGGCGAGGGCGACGCGCAGCGCAAGCGCAACCAGACGATGCACCTCGACGCGATGCTCGCGCTGTGCGAGACCGTCGAGTGCCGCCGCGTGCAGCTGCTCGCCTACTTCGGCGAGCCGAGCGAGCCGTGCGGCAACTGCGACACGTGCCTCACGCCGCCCGATTCCTACGACGGCACCGTCCCGGCGCAGAAGCTGCTCTCGACGATCGTCCGGCTGCAGCGCGAGCGGCGGCAGTCGTTCGGCGCTGGCCACCTCGTCGACATCCTCGTGGGCGCCGACACCGAGCGCATCCGTCGATTCGGCCACGACCAGCTCGCCACCTACGGCATCGGCAGCGACCTGAGCGCCGTGCAGTGGCGCGGCGTCGTGCGCCAGCTGCTCGCGCAGGGGCTGCTGCAGCCGCAGGGGGAGTTCGGCGTGCTCGCGCTCACCGATGCGTCGGCGGCCGTGCTCGCCGGCGAGCGAGAGGTGCGGCTGCGGCACGAGGTGAAGGCACCGGCGAAAGTGGCGCGCCGCTCCGAGAGCACCGCGCAGCTCGACGACGCCGCGCAGGCGGTGTTCCAGTCGCTCCGCTCGTGGCGCGCCAGCACGGCGAAGGAGCAGGCGGTGCCCGCCTACGTCGTGTTCAACGACAAGACGCTCGCGGCGATCGCCGAGCGCCGCCCGCGCACGATGGTCGAGCTCTCGACCATCTCGGGCGTGGGCGAGTCGAAGCTCGAGCGCTACGGCGCCGCGGTGCTCGAGGTGCTGACCGAGGCATGAGCGAGCGCGTGCGGCTCGACGTCTGGCTCTGGGCGGTGCGCCTCGTCAAGACGCGCGCCGCCGCGACTGAGGCGTGCCGCGGCGGTCACGTGAAGCTGAACGGCAACGCCGCGAAGGCGGCGCAGCCCGTGCGCATCGGGGACGAGGTGCGCGTGCGCATCCACGGCTTCGACCGCATCGTCATCGTCAAGCAGCTGCTCGCGAAGCGCGTGAGCGCGCCGCTCGCCGCCGACGCGATCGAGGACCGCTCGCCGCCCCGGCCGAGCGCGATCGACGCCGCCCAGGTGCCGTTCCGGCCGCGGGGCGCCGGCCGCCCCTCGAGCCGCGAGCGGCGCGAGATCGACCGGTTGCGGGGCCGCGCCGACTGACCGTTCGGCTACCAGAGCCCGGGCTGGTCGTCCATGAGGGCGCCGAGCACGAAGACGATGAGCGCGACGCCGAAGCACAGCGCCACGAGGCCACTCAGCAGCGCGAGCCAGCCGCCGCGCTTCGGCGTCGAGCCGGTGCCGCGGATGCTCATGGCGACACCGGCGAGCGCGAGCACG is a window of Agrococcus sp. Marseille-Q4369 DNA encoding:
- a CDS encoding NAD(P)H-binding protein, which codes for MRIVVVGGSGNAGSAIVRAIGRRGELPTPMSRSGKAIAGAPGVKADVVTGEGLDAALAGADVVVDSLNSRNPLDLRPFTIGTRNLVQAAERAGVGRVVLLSILGVERSRLGYHRRKRQQELAYLESPLEVSVVRAAQFHEWSVDQFEAGSALGAIPVALGGRLQPVAVREVAALVAQEALEPTGKRFTEIAGPEVRISRDLAKSWQRITGARGLIVNGPFPPSLLDYLRSGANLTEQHKGQVTFEEWLERRR
- the recQ gene encoding DNA helicase RecQ, encoding MAATAKAATPLEALTRVWGYDAFRGEQAEIIDEVVAGRDVVVLMPTGGGKSLCYQIPSLVREGTGVVISPLIALMHDQVDALEQLGVRAAYLNSTQSADERRDVERRLLAGELDMLYLAPERLPVAGALLDAAPIALFAIDEAHCVSQWGHDFRPDYLQLSVIGERWPDVPRVALTATATVETRAEIVERLGLHGAKVFVSSFDRPNIQYRIAPKQDAKAQLLRIIRDEHPGAAGIVYCLSRKSVESTAEWLRAQGVDALPYHAGLDAGTRARNQQRFLREDGVVMVATIAFGMGIDKPDVRYVAHLDLPKSIEGYYQETGRAGRDGEPSTAWLAYGLQDVVQQRRMIADGEGDAQRKRNQTMHLDAMLALCETVECRRVQLLAYFGEPSEPCGNCDTCLTPPDSYDGTVPAQKLLSTIVRLQRERRQSFGAGHLVDILVGADTERIRRFGHDQLATYGIGSDLSAVQWRGVVRQLLAQGLLQPQGEFGVLALTDASAAVLAGEREVRLRHEVKAPAKVARRSESTAQLDDAAQAVFQSLRSWRASTAKEQAVPAYVVFNDKTLAAIAERRPRTMVELSTISGVGESKLERYGAAVLEVLTEA
- a CDS encoding RNA-binding S4 domain-containing protein — protein: MSERVRLDVWLWAVRLVKTRAAATEACRGGHVKLNGNAAKAAQPVRIGDEVRVRIHGFDRIVIVKQLLAKRVSAPLAADAIEDRSPPRPSAIDAAQVPFRPRGAGRPSSRERREIDRLRGRAD